One Novipirellula artificiosorum DNA segment encodes these proteins:
- a CDS encoding sulfatase-like hydrolase/transferase: protein MIKLLRITRTSWLLALLLASFGVGVTAERPNIVLIVADDLGYSDVGFNGCKEIPTPHLDAIAEAGAVFSCGYASHPYCSPSRAGLLTGRYQQRFGHECNPQPDAEFKEGEATGLPLSETTLANVLQSAGYATGAIGKWHLGDAKPYWPNRRGFDEWFGFSAGGMSYWGDTGKKAAALGVHRGDDPVGKDSLTYLTDDFSTEAVQFVDRHRDQPFFLYLAYNAPHSPDQATKRHLAKTNHIEYGGRAVYGAMVAAMDEGIGRVMAKLKEIGADEKTLLIFYSDNGGRREHAVNFPYRGHKGMLFEGGIRVPFVMKWPSRVPKGVTIKSPISALDIFPTVLAAAGVSPDQADQLDGIDLLPMLTSGRPSQEPRTLFWRYAMGDGQYGYAIRDGDLKLVQSGYKNETFLFDLADDPWERTSIAADRPDTVKRLEQRIAQWDRENISPKWIDAHGQNVRNEEETRQKTIDAASRGEKQSPTSISNR from the coding sequence ATGATCAAACTTCTGCGAATCACCCGCACCTCTTGGCTTCTGGCTCTGCTGTTGGCGTCGTTTGGCGTTGGGGTCACGGCCGAGCGGCCGAACATTGTTCTGATCGTTGCCGATGATCTCGGCTACAGCGATGTTGGGTTCAACGGCTGCAAGGAGATTCCAACGCCACACCTGGATGCGATCGCAGAAGCGGGTGCTGTCTTTTCGTGCGGCTACGCTTCGCATCCCTATTGCAGCCCAAGCCGAGCCGGTTTGCTGACAGGCCGCTACCAGCAACGCTTTGGTCACGAATGCAATCCGCAACCCGATGCGGAGTTCAAAGAAGGTGAAGCAACGGGGCTACCGTTGTCGGAAACGACGCTTGCCAACGTTTTGCAATCTGCAGGGTACGCGACCGGAGCCATCGGCAAATGGCATCTCGGCGATGCGAAACCCTACTGGCCCAATCGACGCGGATTTGACGAGTGGTTCGGATTCAGTGCGGGCGGGATGAGCTACTGGGGCGACACGGGAAAGAAGGCGGCTGCTCTTGGCGTTCATCGCGGCGACGATCCTGTGGGAAAAGATTCACTGACCTACCTGACCGACGACTTTTCAACGGAGGCAGTTCAGTTCGTCGACCGGCATCGAGATCAGCCATTCTTTCTCTACTTGGCATACAACGCTCCGCACTCGCCCGATCAGGCCACGAAACGACACTTGGCGAAAACCAATCACATCGAATACGGCGGCCGTGCTGTTTACGGTGCGATGGTGGCTGCGATGGACGAAGGGATCGGGCGAGTGATGGCGAAACTCAAAGAAATCGGGGCCGACGAGAAGACGCTGCTGATTTTCTATAGTGATAACGGCGGGCGAAGGGAACACGCAGTGAACTTTCCCTACCGCGGCCACAAGGGAATGCTGTTCGAGGGAGGAATTCGAGTGCCGTTTGTGATGAAATGGCCGTCGCGCGTTCCCAAAGGAGTCACAATCAAATCGCCGATCTCTGCTCTCGACATTTTCCCGACGGTGTTAGCCGCCGCGGGTGTTTCGCCGGACCAGGCCGATCAACTCGATGGCATTGACCTGCTTCCAATGCTTACGAGCGGAAGGCCGTCTCAAGAACCACGCACCCTGTTTTGGCGATACGCGATGGGCGATGGTCAATACGGCTATGCCATTCGCGATGGCGATTTGAAACTTGTGCAAAGCGGATACAAAAACGAAACCTTCTTGTTCGATCTTGCGGATGACCCCTGGGAGAGAACCAGCATCGCCGCGGACCGACCCGATACCGTCAAGCGATTGGAGCAACGGATCGCCCAGTGGGATCGAGAAAATATTTCGCCAAAGTGGATCGACGCGCATGGTCAGAACGTGCGAAACGAAGAAGAAACGCGTCAGAAAACCATCGATGCGGCATCTCGTGGTGAAAAGCAGTCGCCAACCTCGATTTCAAATCGATGA
- a CDS encoding sulfatase-like hydrolase/transferase: MKHFSSTLLVITTLLTSVAVASEKPNILLVYADDISARELPIYGSSVWSHPTRGDTTDEKVRAKTPVLDQMASEGCWVKTAWASVVCSPSRAMMMTGRYAHLHKWWNNKDKGQYIDENGKLTVWPLYRSSPRLIGHVAQQAGYGTYWAGKTQMAGDLKAFGFDQGCFTPGNLSDNDNPFTDFKMRYKTETGKKLLLNADTGQPIDSYLQHGWYFYPHVRLMNHDDRDFQWWPNTAESEKSFGIGTYGPDVELDFIFDFMERQHEQDKPFFVYHTTHLGHDAFDWLNPESESRWPGTPVIHWDGTGYTRTQPNITGDHGVYDSHGTVTEPGIHTHINYLDYQMGLYRNKIKEMGIEENTIVIFCADNGTSGYGKNSSDRQKGTHVPLIIYAPGMTKHGEQDVLVNLSDMLPTIAEFAGVELPVDYPINGESLVPFLMTDKPKHRDWIYAYSRAHQIIRGERVMKDGFNKWWDVSTQPDDLIRFNQITDWDTVSAEHRTERDLLNEVLPRFDLHATEHDAPGVKLTSAATKKRAKQANLTKKPNVILIVTDDQGYGDMSCHGNPWLKTPNLDRLSQQSVRLEDYHVDPVCTPTRAALMTGRYSTRVGAWDVVQGRQLLGADETTMADLFSKSGYRTAMFGKWHLGDAWPYAPRFRGFQNVVRHLAGGIDEIGNPIGNDYFDDTYYRNGTPEKIAGYCTDVFFRECRRFVSEPSDKPFFVYLPLNAMHSPHTVPQKYSAPFRAQGHAEMRSKFFGQIVHFDENLGRLLDVMETNKLTEDTIVIFMGDNGSAAGTSGSSPDDGFNAGMRGKKGSVFEGGHRVACFVRWPVRLKAGHVVDELTSCRDWLPTLVDWCGLQLPKSTRFDGRSLQPLIDENAHNWPDRTLFVQRQGDQPILRESDKHHGAKSHYAVLTENWRLVDGQLYDIVRDPGQTSDVANQYAEIVRDLQRQYEDHFAEVFADGEPYARFQLGAADENPTLLTVRDWHPTVGNVIWKQDQLGDDSLAINGFWAVNVVQAGHYSIRLSRFPDDAPQSMSATKAILQIGDQTLEKKLGGTEASVMFEVDLPKGHGLLQTWLSGADGKTRGAYFVQVHHATKKPVIKKYSNASVWTDAKLAAKEFPGFAFMGEYMRGKQAMQVVPSEGKFYLSTYGGGLPGRGWDGDDVAHAWVDADAIEARLKGWDKIDRSKDVVGVRPPKDAIVLFDGSGTDAWSHAKTEGGLLQAGAKTKDEFQDFTLHLEYLLPLKPELPLSHPHRGNSGVFAVGAYEVQICDSFGLDPNSNAWQNMVLLKPVSTWCGGIYGIREADLNMCLPPLAWQSLEIEFTAARFKGGAKVSPAVMTVIQNGVKVHDRVSLPGGTGGGPAGPRPEVAKGPVYLQHHGDPNQFRNIWIVQH, encoded by the coding sequence ATGAAGCATTTTTCCTCTACCCTTCTCGTGATCACGACGCTTCTTACTTCCGTTGCGGTTGCGTCGGAAAAGCCCAACATCCTTCTCGTTTACGCAGACGACATCAGTGCGAGGGAATTGCCGATTTACGGTTCTTCGGTGTGGAGTCATCCGACGCGAGGCGACACGACCGATGAAAAGGTGCGTGCAAAAACGCCGGTTCTGGATCAAATGGCCAGCGAAGGCTGTTGGGTCAAGACCGCGTGGGCGTCGGTTGTTTGTTCCCCGAGTCGCGCGATGATGATGACAGGCCGTTACGCGCACCTGCACAAGTGGTGGAACAATAAAGACAAGGGCCAATACATCGACGAAAATGGCAAGCTGACGGTTTGGCCGCTGTATCGGAGTTCGCCGCGATTGATCGGACACGTTGCACAACAGGCCGGATATGGAACCTATTGGGCCGGCAAGACGCAAATGGCCGGTGATTTAAAGGCGTTCGGGTTTGACCAAGGTTGCTTCACCCCCGGCAATCTTTCGGACAACGACAATCCGTTCACCGACTTCAAGATGCGTTATAAGACGGAAACGGGGAAAAAGCTGCTGCTGAATGCAGACACGGGCCAGCCGATTGACTCCTACTTACAGCACGGTTGGTACTTCTATCCGCACGTCCGATTGATGAATCACGACGACCGGGACTTTCAGTGGTGGCCGAACACGGCTGAGTCTGAGAAGTCATTCGGGATTGGAACCTACGGACCTGACGTCGAATTGGATTTCATTTTCGACTTCATGGAGCGGCAGCACGAGCAGGACAAGCCTTTCTTTGTGTACCACACCACGCACCTGGGGCATGACGCTTTCGACTGGTTGAACCCCGAATCAGAAAGCCGTTGGCCGGGAACGCCGGTCATCCACTGGGACGGCACGGGTTACACGCGGACGCAGCCGAATATAACGGGCGACCATGGCGTTTACGACTCGCACGGCACCGTGACCGAACCAGGCATCCACACGCACATCAACTATCTCGACTATCAGATGGGGTTGTACCGCAACAAAATCAAGGAAATGGGCATCGAAGAAAACACCATCGTGATTTTCTGCGCTGACAACGGCACTTCCGGGTACGGCAAGAATAGTTCCGATCGGCAAAAAGGAACGCACGTGCCGCTGATCATCTACGCACCTGGCATGACGAAGCACGGCGAGCAAGATGTGCTGGTCAATCTGTCAGACATGTTGCCAACCATCGCGGAGTTTGCAGGCGTCGAACTTCCTGTGGATTATCCAATCAACGGCGAGAGTCTGGTGCCGTTCCTGATGACCGATAAACCAAAACATCGTGATTGGATCTATGCCTACAGCCGAGCGCATCAGATCATCCGAGGCGAACGCGTCATGAAGGACGGATTCAACAAATGGTGGGACGTTTCCACGCAGCCGGATGACCTGATCCGTTTCAACCAGATCACGGATTGGGATACGGTGTCCGCCGAGCACCGAACCGAGCGAGACCTGCTGAACGAGGTGCTACCAAGATTCGATCTTCACGCTACGGAACATGACGCGCCGGGCGTGAAGCTGACTTCCGCTGCGACAAAAAAACGTGCGAAGCAAGCAAACCTTACAAAGAAACCCAATGTTATCTTGATCGTTACCGATGATCAGGGTTACGGCGATATGTCCTGTCATGGGAATCCATGGCTGAAGACGCCAAACCTCGATCGGCTGTCGCAACAGAGCGTTCGTTTGGAAGACTATCACGTCGATCCTGTGTGCACGCCAACACGGGCGGCGTTGATGACGGGCCGTTACTCAACGCGAGTCGGAGCGTGGGATGTCGTCCAGGGACGGCAGTTGCTTGGCGCAGATGAAACCACGATGGCGGATCTGTTTTCAAAATCCGGTTATCGAACCGCCATGTTCGGAAAATGGCACCTTGGGGACGCATGGCCTTACGCACCCCGTTTCCGCGGTTTTCAGAATGTCGTGCGGCACCTTGCCGGCGGCATCGACGAGATCGGCAACCCCATCGGCAACGACTACTTTGATGACACGTACTATCGAAACGGCACGCCAGAAAAGATCGCCGGCTATTGCACCGACGTGTTCTTTCGGGAGTGCCGAAGATTTGTCAGCGAACCATCGGATAAACCGTTCTTTGTCTATCTGCCACTTAACGCGATGCACAGTCCGCACACGGTTCCCCAGAAGTACTCGGCTCCGTTCCGAGCACAAGGGCATGCGGAGATGCGATCCAAATTCTTTGGACAGATCGTTCACTTTGACGAAAACCTCGGACGACTTCTCGATGTGATGGAAACGAACAAACTCACGGAGGACACGATTGTCATCTTCATGGGAGACAACGGATCAGCCGCAGGCACCAGCGGCAGTTCCCCAGACGATGGTTTCAACGCCGGGATGCGAGGAAAGAAAGGTTCCGTCTTCGAAGGCGGGCATCGAGTCGCTTGCTTTGTGCGTTGGCCCGTACGGTTAAAGGCGGGGCATGTCGTTGACGAACTCACGTCGTGCCGCGATTGGCTGCCGACACTGGTGGATTGGTGTGGTCTGCAATTGCCCAAGAGCACCCGTTTTGACGGACGAAGTTTGCAGCCTCTGATCGACGAGAATGCTCACAACTGGCCTGACCGTACGTTGTTCGTGCAGCGACAAGGGGACCAACCCATACTGCGGGAATCGGACAAGCATCACGGCGCGAAATCACACTACGCGGTGCTCACCGAGAACTGGCGACTGGTCGATGGCCAACTGTACGACATCGTCCGTGATCCAGGACAAACGAGCGATGTCGCGAACCAGTACGCCGAGATTGTCCGCGATTTGCAACGCCAGTACGAAGATCACTTTGCGGAGGTGTTTGCCGACGGTGAACCTTACGCACGCTTTCAACTCGGTGCGGCTGACGAGAACCCCACGCTGCTGACGGTCCGCGATTGGCATCCAACGGTAGGGAATGTGATTTGGAAACAAGACCAACTGGGCGATGACTCACTCGCCATCAACGGCTTTTGGGCCGTCAATGTTGTGCAGGCTGGGCACTATTCGATTCGGCTGTCAAGATTCCCCGACGATGCACCCCAGTCGATGAGTGCGACCAAGGCCATCTTGCAGATCGGCGATCAAACGTTGGAAAAGAAACTCGGCGGAACAGAAGCGTCCGTCATGTTTGAAGTGGACCTGCCCAAAGGTCACGGGTTGCTGCAAACTTGGCTGAGCGGCGCGGATGGCAAAACCCGCGGGGCCTATTTTGTGCAAGTCCATCACGCGACCAAGAAGCCCGTCATCAAAAAATATTCTAACGCGTCGGTTTGGACGGACGCCAAATTGGCGGCGAAGGAGTTTCCTGGTTTCGCATTCATGGGCGAGTACATGCGAGGCAAACAAGCCATGCAGGTCGTACCCAGCGAGGGCAAGTTTTACCTTTCGACCTACGGAGGCGGCTTGCCTGGAAGGGGATGGGACGGCGACGATGTTGCTCATGCCTGGGTTGATGCCGACGCCATCGAAGCGAGATTGAAGGGCTGGGATAAGATTGATCGCAGCAAAGACGTCGTGGGTGTAAGACCTCCCAAGGACGCGATCGTGCTGTTCGACGGCTCGGGAACCGATGCTTGGAGTCATGCAAAAACGGAGGGAGGACTGTTGCAAGCGGGTGCCAAGACCAAAGACGAATTCCAGGATTTTACTTTGCATCTGGAGTACTTGCTTCCGCTGAAGCCTGAGTTGCCTCTCAGCCATCCGCATCGAGGAAACAGTGGTGTGTTCGCGGTCGGAGCTTACGAAGTTCAGATTTGCGATTCGTTTGGACTTGACCCCAATTCGAATGCTTGGCAGAACATGGTTCTGCTCAAACCCGTCAGTACATGGTGCGGTGGCATTTACGGAATCCGCGAAGCGGACCTGAACATGTGCCTTCCGCCGCTTGCTTGGCAGAGTCTTGAAATCGAATTCACGGCGGCCCGTTTCAAGGGGGGAGCCAAGGTTTCACCAGCGGTCATGACCGTGATCCAAAACGGCGTGAAAGTTCACGACAGAGTGAGTTTGCCCGGAGGAACCGGCGGCGGTCCCGCGGGGCCTCGTCCGGAAGTCGCCAAAGGCCCTGTATACCTCCAGCATCATGGCGATCCCAATCAGTTTCGCAATATCTGGATCGTACAACACTGA
- a CDS encoding TraR/DksA family transcriptional regulator: MSHSFLVYQTVHGVDAFQIEFNDVSKEYSGGNRAMQDLSEIRQRLQHNLQEHIDRVEKLENRLRQPGDEDWEEQASQRSNDEVLQSLSTQARKEIDQIRRAIGRIDEGSYGRCTKCDKAISPERLELLPFTTTCVDCSTL, from the coding sequence ATGTCACACTCGTTCCTGGTCTATCAGACGGTTCACGGCGTCGACGCGTTCCAAATCGAATTCAACGACGTTTCCAAAGAATACTCGGGAGGAAATCGAGCGATGCAAGACTTATCTGAAATTCGACAGCGTCTGCAACACAATCTTCAAGAACATATCGATCGAGTTGAGAAACTTGAAAACCGCTTGCGGCAACCGGGCGACGAAGATTGGGAGGAACAAGCTTCGCAGCGGTCGAACGATGAGGTTCTGCAATCGTTGAGTACACAGGCTCGAAAGGAGATCGATCAAATCCGGCGTGCGATAGGCCGTATTGACGAGGGTAGTTACGGGCGCTGCACTAAGTGCGATAAGGCAATATCCCCAGAGCGGTTAGAGTTGCTGCCCTTCACAACGACCTGTGTCGATTGTTCTACGTTATAG
- a CDS encoding CBS domain-containing protein, giving the protein MKPQPAPNANELMTAVPHTVTPEMRLADVIAFLVRHDLASVLVARNENSKKELLGFISEGDCLEHLSNELFYGAPMPIQTAATIMKRHPLCVTTDTDIFALSSIFVSHNYHYLPVIDGKFLVGMVCRSDVLRLLDEYYRRWVKLREDERTSIDVHEIMNHRFLVKS; this is encoded by the coding sequence ATGAAACCGCAACCTGCACCGAATGCCAACGAGTTGATGACGGCGGTTCCACATACGGTCACACCCGAGATGCGATTAGCGGATGTGATTGCTTTCCTGGTTCGACACGATCTTGCCAGCGTCTTGGTTGCTCGTAACGAGAACAGCAAGAAAGAATTGTTGGGATTTATCTCTGAAGGCGATTGTTTAGAGCACCTCAGCAATGAGCTGTTTTATGGAGCGCCGATGCCGATTCAGACTGCCGCCACAATCATGAAGCGGCACCCTCTTTGCGTGACGACTGACACCGATATTTTCGCGTTGTCGTCGATTTTCGTCAGTCACAACTATCACTATTTGCCAGTCATCGACGGGAAGTTTCTAGTGGGCATGGTGTGCCGAAGCGATGTGCTACGGTTGTTGGACGAGTATTATCGTCGGTGGGTGAAGCTGCGTGAGGATGAACGAACATCGATCGACGTTCACGAAATCATGAATCACCGGTTTCTGGTCAAATCTTAG
- a CDS encoding sulfatase family protein, whose translation MLLKRSRCIAPAAILLLVLAPSAVSAERPNILWITIEDWSPDLSCYGTKGIETPNVDKLAAEGIRYERAFTTSPVCSTSRSAMMTGFHQNYLGAHQHRTDDKKPLPFGIRPIPHLLADAGYFTCLMSRKTDCNFLPDKKEELFMGVDWSEREPDQPFFARITFGGTHRSWNRDPLRPIDNAEVELPPYYPDTPFIRRDWANGLEQMQIVDREVGELLKRLEDEGLADNTIVFFIGDHGRCHIRGKQFLYDEGTRIPMILRWPGKVDPGQVNDDLVMSIDICATVLDAAGVTPPVPLHGKNLFSDEVKQRKYVFTARDKMDDTHDAMRSIRSRDHKLILNLMPERAYCQLSFYKESAYPALAELNVLNLQGKLTPEQAAFMAQRKPEVELFDLRNDPHEVHNVADDLNYANVKSKLLSELESWRTTVIHDQGVSDDFRAVGVFPETCPLPTVGQWAQEHVDDYDFKKFGVPGWFPTRTLEEWQAVKTMWEPWVFREPTSKMKRPVISYTKKPSQKTKQVSQ comes from the coding sequence ATGTTATTGAAACGATCTCGCTGCATCGCTCCAGCCGCTATTCTGCTGTTGGTGTTGGCTCCCTCTGCGGTTTCCGCTGAACGACCGAACATCTTGTGGATCACCATCGAAGATTGGTCGCCCGATCTTTCATGCTATGGTACGAAGGGGATCGAAACGCCGAACGTCGACAAGCTGGCCGCGGAAGGGATTCGATACGAGCGAGCCTTCACCACGTCGCCGGTCTGTTCGACCTCGCGTTCCGCGATGATGACGGGCTTTCATCAGAACTACTTGGGTGCCCACCAACACCGCACCGACGACAAGAAACCGTTGCCCTTTGGCATCCGACCGATTCCGCATTTGCTCGCCGATGCTGGCTATTTCACCTGCCTGATGAGCAGGAAGACCGACTGCAACTTCCTACCCGACAAGAAGGAGGAATTGTTCATGGGTGTCGACTGGAGCGAGCGAGAACCGGACCAGCCATTTTTTGCTCGGATCACGTTCGGTGGCACCCACCGATCTTGGAATCGCGATCCGCTGCGGCCAATCGACAACGCGGAGGTGGAATTGCCACCCTACTATCCCGATACACCGTTCATCCGTCGTGACTGGGCCAATGGACTCGAGCAGATGCAGATTGTCGATCGAGAGGTCGGTGAACTCTTGAAGCGACTGGAGGACGAAGGGTTAGCGGACAACACCATCGTTTTCTTCATCGGCGATCACGGTCGCTGCCATATCCGCGGAAAGCAGTTTCTGTACGACGAAGGCACTCGAATTCCAATGATCCTACGTTGGCCGGGCAAGGTCGATCCTGGTCAAGTCAACGATGACTTGGTGATGTCGATCGACATTTGTGCGACCGTTCTCGATGCAGCCGGTGTCACTCCGCCGGTGCCCTTGCATGGCAAAAACCTATTTAGCGACGAAGTGAAGCAACGGAAGTACGTCTTTACCGCCCGGGATAAGATGGATGATACCCATGACGCCATGCGGAGCATCCGGTCGCGGGACCACAAGTTGATTTTGAATCTGATGCCAGAGCGTGCTTATTGTCAACTGAGCTTTTACAAAGAGAGTGCCTACCCGGCGCTCGCCGAGCTGAATGTGTTGAACCTACAAGGAAAGTTGACGCCGGAGCAAGCTGCGTTCATGGCGCAGCGCAAACCGGAGGTGGAACTGTTCGATCTCCGCAACGATCCACACGAAGTCCACAACGTGGCGGACGATCTGAACTACGCAAACGTCAAATCGAAATTGCTGAGCGAGTTAGAATCTTGGCGAACGACCGTGATTCACGACCAGGGTGTTTCGGATGATTTCCGAGCGGTTGGCGTTTTTCCCGAAACTTGCCCTCTGCCAACGGTGGGTCAGTGGGCTCAAGAGCACGTCGACGACTACGACTTCAAGAAGTTCGGCGTCCCAGGATGGTTCCCTACGAGAACACTCGAAGAATGGCAGGCGGTCAAAACGATGTGGGAACCCTGGGTGTTCCGAGAACCGACGAGCAAAATGAAACGCCCCGTGATTTCCTACACAAAGAAACCGAGCCAAAAAACGAAGCAGGTAAGCCAATAG
- a CDS encoding alkaline phosphatase D family protein produces MQNPFSMKQLFLLLALVLTPSLARGVPNGPPDVPSIMTDEKSFRTLGFVERAGKAFRVDLKQTSDAGRNDPKVAASLAPFLVAKPQPQTEQEPKAKKPSKRLGGYQSHWEGTRLWIGPDWWANPMTDWALRNGSVIAPALKDRTLCLLPAELSGDGEAFEASVEVEALGQGAQKGESAGFRIGRRGGIDDFRHALIHATHWIDATLREDGRLRVGISISDKSLSLQNGPVVLKLSGQRDGDTVELTLTATQGSNTISTQQSFATKEVLGGVALLSNGPSLRAVGDAATQFAFRDFQVSGDLVKETPDRSFGPILWSQYSLSDDQLRLQAQFAPLGMRADYEAELWTADVEGTPQWAKIATAPMDKRSRTVTFTVNDWPSTTSKLYQVRFGWRGKPYVWGGRVRREPNADEPLKLGCFSCDNGYLFPIPAMVAQVQEQDPDMVYFAGDQIYESYGGFGVNRSDDTEAAMVDFLRKYYQFGWTWRDVLRDRPSVILPDDHDVFQGNLWGHGGRALPAGDSKNTWTLGGYVMPGDWVQAVEKIHVGHLPAPAVDMESAIGIKPYFTQMTYGGVGFVILEDRKFKTGPLSLPEATRQEGEGADLLGEAQEAFLKRWATDWTGQQMKCALSQTIFCTAATHTGHNLKRTRGYSDSGAWPKAARNRAVRILGDCNALAIHGDQHLGVLLRHGVDDFDDAGFAFMVPGTANGFPRAWWPGVNNGAPQPDQDFTGKFHDDAGHPINVLAVGNPEYASNRLPKSEDPMMIGYRKGSGYGMVEFNKNEGTAKVSLYRLGNQGEMFPGFPQTIAVGGKP; encoded by the coding sequence ATGCAGAACCCGTTTTCAATGAAGCAACTCTTTCTTTTGCTGGCACTGGTGTTGACTCCAAGTCTGGCTCGTGGTGTGCCGAATGGTCCTCCCGATGTTCCCTCGATCATGACTGACGAGAAGAGTTTCCGCACGCTAGGGTTTGTCGAACGCGCTGGTAAGGCGTTTCGCGTCGACCTAAAGCAGACGAGTGATGCCGGACGGAATGATCCGAAAGTCGCTGCGTCGTTGGCACCGTTCTTGGTAGCAAAGCCACAACCCCAAACCGAGCAGGAACCCAAAGCCAAGAAGCCATCCAAGCGACTCGGCGGATACCAATCGCATTGGGAAGGAACTCGTCTCTGGATCGGTCCGGATTGGTGGGCCAACCCGATGACCGATTGGGCGTTGCGCAATGGCTCGGTGATTGCGCCAGCGTTAAAAGATCGTACGCTTTGTCTTTTGCCAGCCGAGTTGAGCGGCGACGGCGAAGCGTTCGAGGCAAGCGTCGAAGTCGAGGCGTTGGGCCAAGGGGCCCAGAAAGGCGAATCGGCTGGCTTTCGAATCGGACGCCGTGGAGGTATCGATGACTTCCGGCACGCCTTGATTCACGCAACGCATTGGATTGATGCCACCCTCCGCGAAGACGGGCGGCTTCGTGTGGGCATATCCATTTCCGACAAGAGCCTCTCGCTCCAAAACGGTCCCGTCGTACTAAAACTATCTGGCCAGCGTGATGGTGATACGGTTGAGCTTACCCTGACCGCGACTCAGGGTTCCAACACGATCAGCACGCAGCAGTCATTCGCCACAAAGGAGGTGCTCGGTGGAGTGGCACTTTTATCGAACGGTCCTTCGCTGCGAGCCGTTGGCGATGCAGCGACGCAGTTTGCGTTTCGTGACTTCCAAGTCAGCGGCGATCTGGTGAAGGAAACTCCGGATCGATCGTTCGGGCCGATCCTCTGGTCCCAATACTCGCTCAGCGACGATCAATTACGATTGCAAGCGCAATTCGCGCCACTTGGGATGCGGGCCGATTACGAAGCCGAATTGTGGACCGCTGATGTGGAGGGGACTCCTCAATGGGCTAAGATCGCCACAGCGCCGATGGACAAACGGAGTCGCACGGTCACGTTTACCGTGAACGATTGGCCGAGCACGACAAGCAAACTCTATCAGGTTCGATTTGGATGGCGAGGCAAGCCGTACGTCTGGGGCGGTCGAGTGCGACGTGAGCCGAACGCGGACGAACCGCTAAAACTTGGTTGCTTTTCATGTGATAACGGCTACCTGTTTCCGATTCCCGCGATGGTTGCGCAAGTGCAGGAGCAAGATCCGGACATGGTGTACTTTGCGGGCGACCAAATCTACGAGAGCTACGGTGGGTTCGGAGTGAATCGCAGCGACGATACCGAAGCCGCGATGGTCGATTTCCTGCGCAAGTACTATCAATTTGGTTGGACGTGGCGAGATGTGTTGCGGGATCGTCCGAGCGTCATCCTTCCGGATGACCATGATGTTTTCCAAGGGAATTTGTGGGGGCACGGCGGGCGAGCCTTACCCGCCGGCGATTCCAAGAACACTTGGACCTTAGGCGGATATGTGATGCCAGGCGACTGGGTCCAAGCCGTTGAAAAGATACATGTGGGGCACTTGCCCGCTCCCGCTGTGGACATGGAATCCGCGATCGGCATCAAGCCGTACTTCACCCAGATGACTTACGGCGGAGTGGGATTCGTGATCCTGGAAGATCGCAAGTTCAAAACTGGGCCCCTGTCGCTTCCGGAGGCGACAAGGCAAGAAGGCGAAGGTGCAGACCTGCTGGGCGAGGCGCAAGAGGCGTTTCTCAAACGCTGGGCCACCGACTGGACAGGACAGCAAATGAAGTGCGCCCTTTCCCAAACCATCTTCTGCACGGCCGCAACGCACACGGGGCACAATCTGAAACGCACACGCGGCTACTCCGACAGCGGCGCTTGGCCCAAGGCGGCACGCAATCGAGCGGTTCGGATCCTGGGAGATTGCAATGCGTTGGCCATTCACGGCGACCAGCACCTGGGCGTGTTGCTGCGTCACGGTGTCGATGATTTCGACGATGCCGGATTCGCGTTCATGGTTCCAGGTACGGCCAACGGCTTTCCCCGTGCCTGGTGGCCGGGTGTCAACAACGGAGCACCGCAACCCGACCAGGACTTTACGGGCAAGTTCCATGATGACGCAGGCCATCCCATTAACGTGCTGGCGGTTGGCAACCCGGAATACGCCAGCAATCGATTGCCTAAGTCCGAAGATCCTATGATGATCGGATACCGCAAGGGAAGTGGCTACGGGATGGTTGAGTTCAACAAGAACGAAGGCACGGCGAAGGTTTCCCTGTACCGGCTTGGCAACCAAGGAGAGATGTTCCCTGGTTTTCCGCAGACAATCGCCGTCGGCGGCAAGCCGTAG